Proteins from a single region of Ornithinimicrobium humiphilum:
- a CDS encoding IclR family transcriptional regulator gives MPGGPTLIGSVVRALSLLEAVAEHGRPVQAKALARLTDIPLPTTYHLLRTLVHEGYLVRTAEGYVVGDLPAHLASAGEEGSGALRARRVLRTLHEDLRAATYLAVLSDGEIELADIVDSPAAPRTDLWVGLHDAAHATALGKAIIGALPDDSRRDYLARHPMVDLTPRTHTDVRALLAELEDDPGVVVDSQEYALGTGCVAVPFQGPGVLGAVAVSVPAERLPKVLGEVHRLTRAASRVALAWAGPARAEDLAEA, from the coding sequence ATGCCCGGCGGTCCCACGCTCATCGGATCGGTCGTGCGCGCGCTCAGCCTGCTGGAGGCGGTGGCGGAGCACGGACGGCCGGTCCAGGCGAAGGCGCTCGCGCGCCTGACGGACATCCCGCTGCCCACGACCTACCACCTGCTGCGCACCCTCGTCCACGAGGGCTACCTGGTCCGCACCGCCGAGGGGTATGTCGTGGGGGACCTGCCCGCCCACCTCGCCTCCGCGGGCGAGGAGGGGTCGGGCGCGCTGCGCGCCCGCCGGGTGCTGCGCACCCTGCACGAGGACCTGCGCGCCGCGACCTACCTGGCCGTCCTCTCCGACGGCGAGATCGAGCTGGCGGACATCGTCGACTCGCCGGCGGCGCCCCGCACCGACCTGTGGGTGGGGCTGCACGACGCCGCCCACGCCACCGCCCTGGGCAAGGCCATCATCGGCGCGCTGCCCGACGACTCGCGCCGCGACTACCTCGCCCGCCACCCGATGGTCGACCTGACCCCGCGCACCCACACCGACGTGCGGGCGCTCCTGGCCGAGCTCGAGGACGACCCGGGCGTCGTCGTCGACAGCCAGGAGTACGCCCTCGGCACCGGCTGCGTGGCCGTGCCCTTCCAGGGGCCGGGCGTGCTCGGCGCGGTCGCGGTGTCGGTGCCCGCCGAGCGGCTGCCGAAGGTCCTCGGCGAGGTCCACCGCCTCACCCGCGCCGCCTCCCGCGTCGCCCTGGCCTGGGCCGGACCGGCCCGCGCCGAGGACCTGGCGGAGGCCTGA
- a CDS encoding quaternary amine ABC transporter ATP-binding protein, with the protein MPVLSADHLYKIFGRRPARGVEALRAGATREELRAQGLTPAVVDASFDVHAGEIFVVMGLSGSGKSTLIRMLNGLHPATAGDVVIDGQNLAGLRGEALRRVRREKISMVFQHFALLPHRTVGENAAYGLQVRGVNRSEREARAAKALAMVGLEGWGGSLPGELSGGMQQRVGLARALAAGTDVLLMDEAFSALDPLIRREMQDQLVDLQQRLDKTVVFITHDLNEAMRLGDRVAMMRDGRIEQIGTAQQILDDPKNNYVAQFVQDVDRAKVLTAGAVMEPPAVTIGPDQGPQLAHKLIREHQLDALPVVRRDRTPVGVVLPGEVAAAVRAGRDRLPLTERSATTVTVGTPLADLLADAARRQSPLLVVDDEGRLAGLIPQVTLLAALSGEPTDEVLAHDIPDSPEELTDDSKVVAP; encoded by the coding sequence GTGCCCGTCCTTTCCGCAGACCATCTCTACAAGATCTTCGGCCGCCGACCCGCCCGCGGCGTCGAGGCCCTCCGCGCCGGCGCCACTCGTGAGGAGCTGCGCGCCCAGGGCCTGACGCCGGCCGTGGTCGACGCCTCCTTCGACGTGCACGCCGGCGAGATCTTCGTCGTCATGGGCCTGTCCGGGTCGGGCAAGTCGACCCTGATCCGGATGCTCAACGGCCTTCACCCGGCCACCGCCGGCGACGTCGTGATCGACGGCCAGAACCTGGCGGGCCTCCGTGGGGAGGCGCTGCGCCGGGTGCGGCGCGAGAAGATCTCGATGGTCTTCCAGCACTTCGCCCTCCTTCCCCACCGCACCGTCGGCGAGAACGCCGCCTACGGCCTGCAGGTGCGCGGGGTCAACCGCTCCGAGCGCGAGGCGCGGGCGGCCAAGGCCCTGGCGATGGTCGGGCTCGAGGGCTGGGGCGGCTCGCTGCCCGGCGAGCTCTCCGGGGGTATGCAGCAGCGCGTCGGCCTGGCCCGCGCCCTCGCCGCCGGCACCGACGTGCTGCTCATGGACGAGGCCTTCAGCGCGCTCGACCCACTCATCCGCCGCGAGATGCAGGACCAGCTCGTCGACCTGCAGCAGCGCCTCGACAAGACCGTCGTCTTCATCACCCACGACCTCAACGAGGCGATGCGGCTGGGCGACCGGGTCGCGATGATGCGCGACGGCCGGATCGAGCAGATCGGCACCGCGCAGCAGATCCTCGACGACCCGAAGAACAACTACGTGGCGCAGTTCGTGCAGGACGTCGACCGCGCCAAGGTGCTGACCGCCGGTGCGGTGATGGAGCCCCCGGCCGTGACGATCGGGCCCGACCAGGGACCCCAGCTGGCGCACAAGCTCATCCGCGAGCACCAGCTCGACGCGCTCCCGGTCGTCCGTCGGGACCGCACCCCGGTCGGGGTCGTGCTCCCGGGCGAGGTGGCCGCCGCCGTCCGCGCGGGCCGTGACCGGCTCCCGCTGACCGAGCGCAGCGCGACGACCGTGACGGTCGGCACGCCGCTGGCCGACCTGCTCGCCGACGCCGCCCGCCGCCAGAGCCCGCTGCTCGTCGTCGACGACGAGGGTCGCCTCGCCGGGCTCATCCCCCAGGTCACCCTGCTCGCCGCGCTCTCGGGCGAGCCCACCGACGAGGTGCTGGCGCACGACATACCCGACTCCCCCGAAGAGCTGACCGACGACAGCAAGGTGGTGGCGCCGTGA
- a CDS encoding ABC transporter permease: MSSTDALLPRIPVGTWVDTAFDWVDDNLGVLLDLFRDVMTVVVEGLVDLLMWPPPLVLVAVLALLAWVVASWRLAVGTALGLALVVSMGIWLPAMQTLALVAVATVVAVAIAIPVGVLAARNDAVSAVVRPVLDLMQTMPGFVYLIPAVTFFSIGLVPGIFATIIFALPPGVRLTELGIRQVDRETVEAGESFGASPWQILRGVQLPLAVPTIMAGVNQVIMLALSMAVIAGFTGADGLGKLVVESIARLNTPLGVEAGLGVVILAIYLDRVTAALGDPGRHPRSLLALARARRAAATPAPTTTTAPAATPR, encoded by the coding sequence GTGAGCTCGACCGACGCCCTGCTCCCCCGGATCCCGGTCGGCACCTGGGTCGACACCGCCTTCGACTGGGTCGACGACAACCTCGGCGTGCTGCTGGACCTCTTCCGCGACGTGATGACGGTGGTGGTCGAGGGCCTGGTGGACCTGCTCATGTGGCCCCCGCCGCTCGTCCTGGTCGCGGTGCTGGCGCTGCTCGCCTGGGTGGTCGCCTCCTGGCGGCTGGCCGTGGGCACCGCGCTCGGCCTGGCCCTGGTCGTCTCGATGGGCATCTGGCTGCCGGCGATGCAGACCCTGGCCCTGGTCGCCGTCGCGACGGTCGTCGCGGTGGCGATCGCGATCCCCGTCGGCGTGCTCGCCGCGCGCAACGACGCGGTGAGCGCGGTGGTCCGCCCGGTGCTCGACCTCATGCAGACGATGCCCGGCTTCGTCTACCTCATCCCGGCGGTGACCTTCTTCTCGATCGGGCTGGTGCCCGGCATCTTCGCCACGATCATCTTCGCGCTGCCCCCGGGCGTGCGGCTCACCGAGCTCGGCATCCGCCAGGTCGACCGCGAGACGGTCGAGGCGGGCGAGTCCTTCGGCGCCTCGCCCTGGCAGATCCTGCGCGGCGTCCAGCTGCCGCTGGCGGTGCCGACCATCATGGCCGGCGTCAACCAGGTGATCATGCTCGCGCTGTCGATGGCCGTCATCGCCGGCTTCACCGGTGCCGACGGGCTGGGCAAGCTCGTGGTCGAGTCCATCGCCCGCCTCAACACCCCGCTCGGGGTCGAGGCCGGGCTGGGCGTGGTGATCCTCGCGATCTACCTCGACCGCGTCACCGCCGCCCTCGGCGACCCCGGCAGGCACCCCCGCTCGCTGCTGGCGCTGGCGCGCGCCCGCCGGGCGGCCGCCACGCCGGCCCCGACCACGACCACCGCTCCCGCGGCGACCCCGCGGTGA
- a CDS encoding thiamine pyrophosphate-dependent dehydrogenase E1 component subunit alpha has translation MTTTVTPPQDHDTSSGVRLDLYRTMVLVRTYEMAILREYHADKGPGFDIGKGLVPGEMHLSAGQEPVAAGVCAHLTEDDAVTATHRPHHFAIAHGIDLEAMTAEIFGRETGLGRGRGGHMHLFDPKTHFSCSGIIAEGYPPALGQAFAFSRRGTDRIAVAVTGEGAANQGAFHESLNLAALWHLPVVFVVEDNQWGISVPRSASTAVPSNADRAAAYGIPGVRVEDNDVDAVFEAAGELVARARRGEGPSLLEVSTLRLLGHFEGDAQGYRTDLDEVNEHDPIPRYEARLREAGLLDDALRDEVAREAEERVEAAIAFAKDSPLPDPAEATRYVFPEEGSR, from the coding sequence ATGACGACCACCGTCACACCGCCGCAGGACCACGACACCTCGTCCGGGGTGCGCCTGGACCTGTACCGGACCATGGTCCTGGTCCGCACCTACGAGATGGCGATCCTGCGGGAGTACCACGCGGACAAGGGGCCGGGCTTCGACATCGGCAAGGGTCTGGTCCCGGGCGAGATGCACCTGTCGGCCGGCCAGGAGCCGGTCGCCGCGGGCGTCTGCGCCCACCTGACCGAGGACGACGCCGTGACCGCGACCCACCGGCCGCACCACTTCGCGATCGCCCACGGCATCGACCTGGAGGCGATGACCGCCGAGATCTTCGGCCGCGAGACCGGGCTGGGCAGGGGCCGCGGCGGGCACATGCACCTGTTCGACCCGAAGACCCACTTCTCCTGCTCCGGCATCATCGCCGAGGGCTACCCGCCGGCCCTGGGCCAGGCCTTCGCCTTCTCCCGCCGGGGCACCGACCGGATCGCCGTCGCGGTGACCGGCGAGGGTGCCGCCAACCAGGGTGCCTTCCACGAGTCGCTCAACCTGGCGGCCCTCTGGCACCTGCCCGTGGTCTTCGTCGTCGAGGACAACCAGTGGGGCATCTCGGTGCCGCGCAGCGCCTCGACGGCGGTCCCGTCCAACGCCGACCGCGCCGCGGCCTACGGCATACCCGGGGTGCGGGTGGAGGACAACGACGTCGACGCGGTCTTCGAGGCCGCGGGCGAGCTCGTCGCCCGGGCCCGACGCGGCGAGGGCCCCTCGCTGCTGGAGGTCTCGACCCTGCGCCTCCTCGGGCACTTCGAGGGTGACGCGCAGGGCTACCGCACCGACCTCGACGAGGTGAACGAGCACGACCCCATCCCGCGCTACGAGGCCCGGCTGCGCGAGGCCGGCCTGCTCGACGACGCCCTCCGCGACGAGGTCGCCCGCGAGGCCGAGGAGCGCGTCGAGGCCGCCATCGCCTTCGCCAAGGACAGCCCGCTGCCCGATCCCGCCGAGGCCACCCGCTACGTCTTCCCCGAGGAGGGCTCCCGATGA
- the metH gene encoding methionine synthase, protein MQPTTLATEASTDLHPLRREAQRRILVLDGGYGSMLQQVELHEEDFHGVGPGWEKHRDTALKGNFDLLALTRPEVLADVHRAYLEAGADILTTNTFSATAVAQADYGTQDLVPAMNVAAARVARQVADEVAAATGRPRFVAGSLGPTNRTASLSPDVERPEHRTITYDQLRQAYAEQAAALLEGGVDLLLVETVFDTLNAKAALHAINDVQAARAAEGAVPVPVMLSGTITDASGRTLSGQTPEAFAVSTEHVDLFSVGLNCALGAEAMRPHLRELGAAVPTLTSVHPNAGLPNAFGGYDDTPEQMAEVLGSMAEEGLLNIVGGCCGTTPDHIRAISAAVAGAAPRTPAEPTPYLRTSGLEAFTLTPDVNFVNVGERTNITGSPRFARAVREGDWDAAVAIARQQVEAGAQLIDVNVDEGMLDGPATMTHFLNLLAGEPDVARVPVMIDSSRWEVLEAGLRCVQGKGVVNSISLKDGEEEFLRRAAVVRRYGAAVVVMAFDEQGQADTYERRIAVCERAYRLLTTPSPALPHPFPAHDIIFDPNILTVATGMPEHDRYALDFIEATRWIKEHLPGALVSGGVSNVSFSFRGNNVVREAMHTVFLFHAIRAGLDMGIVNAGMLGVYEDIEPELREAVEDVVLARREDATERLITLAERIKAETTDGPSAAAGERAAKALAWRDQPVADRLRHALVHGIDAYVVEDAEEAYTELGSALQVIEGPLMAGMDVVGDLFGAGKMFLPQVVKSARVMKRAVAHLTPYLEAAKAEQGLGSGKGRIVMATVKGDVHDIGKNIVGVVLGCNGYEVHDLGVMVPAERILDAAAELGADLVGVSGLITPSLDEMVSLAAEMQRRGLSTPLLVGGATTSVAHTAVKIDPAYDGTVVHVTDASRAVGVAADAINHEEKLRERIASDYASLRERHGEKNVRLVPLEEARSRSRAVTEPVPVAPSLVGTRVVEPPLEELVEIVDWTPFFTAWELRGTYPRILEDPRIGEQARTTFEDGRRWLRRLIDEGALRARGVVGLWPAHRADNGDDIVLEGPVDADGRPVVLHGLRQQRERSQGGYASIADFVAPEGDHVGAFAVSVHGAEELTARLRDEEHDDYGAIMVQVLADRLAEAFAEWLHREVRRDLWGYAADEDLPLEQLIRERYQGIRPAPGYPAQPDHTEKQTLWRLLDAEAQAGMTLTEHGAMRPGSAVSGLLLGHPDARYFSVGRIDRDQVADYAARKGWSVEEAERWLGPLLA, encoded by the coding sequence GTGCAGCCCACCACCCTGGCCACCGAAGCATCCACCGACCTCCACCCCCTGCGCCGCGAGGCGCAGCGAAGGATCCTCGTCCTCGACGGCGGATACGGCTCGATGCTTCAGCAGGTCGAGCTGCACGAGGAGGACTTCCACGGGGTCGGGCCCGGGTGGGAGAAGCACCGGGACACCGCGCTCAAGGGCAACTTCGACCTGCTCGCCCTGACCCGCCCGGAGGTCCTCGCCGACGTGCACCGCGCCTACCTCGAGGCCGGGGCCGACATCCTCACGACCAACACCTTCAGCGCCACCGCGGTGGCGCAGGCCGACTACGGCACCCAGGACCTCGTGCCCGCGATGAACGTCGCGGCGGCACGCGTGGCCCGTCAGGTCGCCGACGAGGTCGCCGCGGCCACCGGCCGGCCCCGGTTCGTCGCCGGCTCGCTCGGCCCGACCAACCGCACGGCCTCCCTCTCCCCGGACGTCGAGCGTCCCGAGCACCGCACGATCACCTACGACCAGCTGCGGCAGGCCTACGCCGAGCAGGCGGCCGCGCTGCTGGAGGGTGGCGTCGACCTGCTCCTTGTCGAGACCGTCTTCGACACCCTCAACGCCAAGGCGGCGCTGCACGCCATCAACGACGTGCAGGCCGCCCGGGCCGCCGAGGGCGCCGTCCCGGTGCCGGTCATGCTCTCAGGCACGATCACCGACGCCTCCGGGCGCACGCTGTCGGGCCAGACGCCGGAGGCCTTCGCGGTCTCGACCGAGCACGTCGACCTCTTCTCGGTCGGCCTCAACTGCGCCCTCGGCGCCGAGGCGATGCGCCCGCACCTGCGCGAGCTGGGCGCGGCCGTCCCGACCCTGACCTCCGTGCACCCCAACGCCGGCCTGCCCAACGCCTTCGGCGGCTACGACGACACCCCCGAGCAGATGGCCGAGGTCCTCGGGTCGATGGCCGAGGAGGGGTTGCTCAACATCGTCGGCGGCTGCTGCGGCACCACCCCCGACCACATCCGCGCGATCTCCGCCGCGGTGGCGGGCGCGGCTCCGCGCACCCCGGCCGAGCCCACGCCATACCTGCGGACGAGCGGGCTGGAGGCCTTCACGCTCACGCCCGACGTCAACTTCGTCAACGTCGGCGAGCGCACCAACATCACCGGCTCGCCCCGCTTCGCCCGGGCCGTGCGGGAGGGCGACTGGGACGCTGCGGTGGCGATCGCCCGCCAGCAGGTCGAGGCCGGTGCCCAGCTCATCGACGTCAACGTCGACGAGGGCATGCTCGACGGCCCGGCGACGATGACGCACTTCCTCAACCTGCTCGCCGGGGAGCCCGACGTCGCCCGCGTGCCGGTGATGATCGACTCCTCCCGCTGGGAGGTGCTCGAGGCCGGGCTGCGCTGCGTCCAGGGCAAGGGCGTGGTCAACAGCATCTCGCTCAAGGACGGCGAGGAGGAGTTCCTGCGCCGAGCCGCGGTCGTGCGCCGCTACGGCGCCGCGGTCGTCGTCATGGCCTTCGACGAGCAGGGGCAGGCCGACACCTACGAGCGCCGGATCGCGGTCTGCGAGCGCGCCTACCGTCTGCTGACCACGCCGTCACCCGCCCTGCCGCACCCGTTCCCGGCGCACGACATCATCTTCGACCCCAACATCCTCACGGTCGCCACGGGCATGCCCGAGCACGACCGCTACGCGCTGGACTTCATCGAGGCGACCCGCTGGATCAAGGAGCACCTGCCCGGCGCACTGGTCTCCGGCGGCGTCTCCAACGTGTCCTTCAGCTTCCGCGGCAACAACGTCGTCCGCGAGGCGATGCACACCGTCTTCCTCTTCCACGCCATCCGCGCCGGCCTGGACATGGGCATCGTCAACGCCGGCATGCTCGGGGTCTACGAGGACATCGAGCCCGAGCTGCGCGAGGCGGTCGAGGACGTCGTCCTGGCGCGGCGCGAGGACGCCACCGAGCGCCTCATCACGCTGGCGGAGCGGATCAAGGCCGAGACCACCGACGGCCCGTCCGCGGCGGCCGGCGAGCGCGCGGCCAAGGCCCTCGCCTGGCGGGACCAGCCCGTCGCCGACCGGCTCCGGCACGCCCTCGTGCACGGCATCGACGCCTACGTCGTCGAGGACGCCGAGGAGGCCTACACCGAGCTCGGGTCCGCGCTGCAGGTCATCGAGGGGCCGCTCATGGCGGGTATGGACGTGGTCGGTGACCTCTTCGGCGCCGGCAAGATGTTCCTGCCCCAGGTGGTGAAGTCGGCGCGGGTCATGAAGCGCGCCGTGGCCCACCTCACCCCCTACCTGGAGGCCGCCAAGGCCGAGCAGGGGCTCGGCTCCGGCAAGGGCCGCATCGTGATGGCCACCGTCAAGGGCGACGTCCACGACATCGGCAAGAACATCGTCGGGGTCGTCCTCGGCTGCAACGGCTACGAGGTGCACGACCTCGGGGTGATGGTCCCCGCCGAGCGGATCCTCGACGCGGCCGCGGAGCTGGGCGCCGACCTCGTCGGCGTCTCCGGCCTCATCACGCCGAGCCTGGACGAGATGGTCTCGCTGGCCGCCGAGATGCAACGGCGAGGCCTGAGCACGCCCCTGCTCGTCGGCGGGGCCACGACCTCGGTCGCGCACACCGCGGTGAAGATCGACCCGGCCTACGACGGCACCGTCGTGCACGTCACCGACGCCTCGCGCGCCGTGGGGGTGGCGGCCGACGCCATCAACCACGAGGAGAAGCTGCGCGAGCGGATCGCCTCGGACTACGCCTCGCTGCGGGAGCGCCACGGCGAGAAGAACGTCCGGCTCGTCCCGCTCGAGGAGGCGCGCTCCCGCTCCCGGGCCGTCACCGAGCCCGTGCCGGTCGCCCCGTCCCTCGTCGGGACCCGCGTGGTCGAGCCCCCGCTGGAGGAGCTCGTCGAGATCGTCGACTGGACGCCCTTCTTCACCGCCTGGGAGCTCCGCGGCACCTACCCCCGCATCCTGGAGGACCCCCGGATCGGGGAGCAGGCCCGCACCACCTTCGAGGACGGCCGGCGCTGGCTGCGACGACTGATCGACGAGGGTGCGCTGCGCGCCCGCGGCGTCGTCGGCCTGTGGCCCGCGCACCGGGCGGACAACGGCGACGACATCGTGCTCGAGGGGCCCGTCGACGCCGACGGCCGGCCCGTGGTCCTGCACGGCCTGCGCCAGCAGCGCGAGCGCAGCCAGGGAGGCTACGCCTCCATCGCCGACTTCGTCGCGCCCGAGGGCGACCACGTCGGGGCGTTCGCCGTCTCCGTCCACGGCGCGGAGGAGCTCACCGCCCGGCTCCGCGACGAGGAGCACGACGACTACGGCGCGATCATGGTGCAGGTGCTCGCCGACCGCCTCGCCGAGGCCTTCGCCGAGTGGCTCCACCGGGAGGTGCGCCGCGACCTGTGGGGCTACGCCGCCGACGAGGACCTGCCGCTCGAGCAGCTCATCCGCGAGCGCTACCAGGGCATCCGTCCGGCGCCGGGCTATCCGGCCCAGCCCGACCACACCGAGAAGCAGACGCTCTGGCGGCTGCTCGACGCCGAGGCGCAGGCGGGCATGACGTTGACCGAGCACGGCGCCATGCGGCCCGGCTCGGCGGTGTCCGGCCTGCTGCTGGGGCACCCTGACGCACGCTACTTCTCGGTGGGCCGCATCGACCGCGACCAGGTCGCCGACTACGCGGCCCGGAAGGGCTGGTCGGTCGAGGAGGCCGAGCGTTGGCTGGGTCCGCTGCTGGCCTGA
- a CDS encoding LVIVD repeat-containing protein: MSTRTQRLRRPGKWLGIVAAALLVPGLTATSAVADTDPREGLAPGFQNAGEASSNMTLLSHSQKPDGFYSPTNPGSLSYANSDMAYQGDYAFVGNFQGFQVYDVSDPAAPSLELSYVCPGGQGDLSVYGNLLFMSVEETRGRIDCGTAAPDAASRFRGVRIFDISNPLQPVQLPGVQTCAGSHTHSLLVPPVEDPETIYVYNSGTAGIRSASELAGCNGNSSLVDPTTTNFAIQVIEVPLAAPETARVVNNSRIFSVCGDNSCEGDYAAGALNGLPGSGLQPTYPVDDPRAPGGQSRSQASRCHDITLYPEIGLGAGACQGWGLLLDISDPVNPKRIDAVEDYNFAYWHSATFNNDGTKVIFTDEWGGGTSARCRVTDRPQWGANAIFDIVDRKMEWKSYYKLPVPQTTTENCVAHNGSLIPVPDRDIMVQAWYQGGSSVFDFTDSENPREIAFFDRGPMSGTSLQASGFWSTYWHNGYVYGSEIGRGFDTFELTPSADLSAAALAVAKTVTLETFNPQHQPKIEWPASFEMVDYRWELTEGLAKNKAANVEKMVEKARDFQASGKTAAAAAQLQAASNQLDTKNASQAALHQALTDLAGSLR, translated from the coding sequence ATGTCCACTCGGACGCAGCGGCTCCGCCGCCCCGGGAAGTGGCTCGGCATCGTCGCCGCAGCGCTTCTCGTCCCGGGTCTGACGGCCACCTCGGCCGTCGCCGACACCGACCCTCGTGAGGGTCTGGCTCCCGGCTTCCAGAACGCCGGTGAGGCCAGCAGCAACATGACCCTGCTGTCCCACAGCCAGAAGCCCGACGGCTTCTACAGCCCGACCAACCCCGGCAGCCTGTCCTACGCCAACTCGGACATGGCCTACCAGGGCGACTACGCCTTCGTCGGCAACTTCCAGGGCTTCCAGGTCTACGACGTCTCCGACCCGGCCGCCCCGTCGCTGGAGCTGTCCTACGTCTGCCCCGGCGGCCAGGGTGACCTGTCCGTCTACGGCAACCTGCTCTTCATGTCGGTCGAGGAGACCCGCGGCCGGATCGACTGCGGCACCGCGGCCCCGGACGCCGCCTCCCGTTTCCGCGGCGTCCGCATCTTCGACATCAGCAACCCGCTGCAGCCTGTGCAGCTGCCCGGCGTGCAGACCTGCGCCGGCTCGCACACGCACAGCCTGCTGGTCCCGCCGGTGGAGGACCCGGAGACGATCTACGTCTACAACTCCGGCACCGCGGGCATTCGCTCCGCCAGCGAGCTGGCGGGCTGCAACGGCAACAGCAGCCTTGTGGACCCGACGACGACCAACTTCGCCATCCAGGTGATCGAGGTCCCGCTCGCCGCGCCCGAGACCGCTCGCGTCGTCAACAACTCCCGCATCTTCTCGGTGTGCGGTGACAACAGCTGCGAGGGCGACTACGCCGCCGGTGCGCTCAACGGCCTCCCGGGCAGCGGCCTCCAGCCGACCTACCCGGTCGACGACCCGCGCGCGCCGGGCGGCCAGTCCCGCTCGCAGGCCAGCCGCTGCCACGACATCACGCTCTACCCGGAGATCGGCCTGGGCGCCGGCGCGTGCCAGGGCTGGGGTTTGCTGCTCGACATCAGCGACCCGGTCAACCCCAAGCGCATCGACGCGGTCGAGGACTACAACTTCGCCTACTGGCACTCCGCCACCTTCAACAACGACGGCACCAAGGTGATCTTCACCGACGAGTGGGGCGGCGGCACCAGCGCGCGCTGCCGGGTCACCGACCGTCCGCAGTGGGGCGCCAACGCGATCTTCGACATCGTCGACCGCAAGATGGAGTGGAAGAGCTACTACAAGCTCCCGGTCCCGCAGACCACCACGGAGAACTGCGTCGCCCACAACGGCTCGCTGATCCCCGTCCCGGACCGCGACATCATGGTCCAGGCGTGGTACCAGGGCGGTTCCTCGGTCTTCGACTTCACCGACTCCGAGAACCCGCGTGAGATCGCGTTCTTCGACCGCGGCCCGATGAGCGGGACGTCCCTCCAGGCCAGTGGGTTCTGGTCCACCTACTGGCACAACGGCTACGTCTACGGCTCGGAGATCGGTCGTGGCTTCGACACCTTCGAGCTCACCCCGAGCGCGGACCTGAGCGCGGCCGCCCTGGCCGTCGCGAAGACGGTCACGTTGGAGACCTTCAACCCCCAGCACCAGCCCAAGATCGAGTGGCCGGCCTCCTTCGAGATGGTCGACTACCGCTGGGAGCTGACCGAGGGTCTGGCCAAGAACAAGGCCGCCAACGTCGAGAAGATGGTCGAGAAGGCCCGGGACTTCCAGGCGTCCGGCAAGACCGCTGCGGCCGCGGCCCAGCTGCAGGCCGCGAGCAACCAGCTCGACACGAAGAACGCCAGCCAGGCCGCGCTGCACCAGGCGCTGACCGACCTGGCGGGCTCGCTGCGCTGA
- a CDS encoding glycine betaine ABC transporter substrate-binding protein, translated as MRTHPRTPRTRAGAVVASLAGAALVLTACGDGGSDDTSGSEGSGGDAGTITLGFLPSWTDGLSMAHLLEHQLGEMGYTVEMETLTEAAPLYTGLANGDVDMYPSAWPEVTHADYMEEYGDRIEDLGAYYDGAVLTIAVPEYVDIDSMEELKDNADRFGNRIVGIEPGAGLTGVTQDSMMPAYGLEDWELVTSSTTAMLSELSSAVADEEDIVVTLWRPFWAYTEFPMKDLEDPEGAMGDPEGLHFLGTDGFAEEHPEVAEWLGQLTLTDEEYGSLEDMVVNEYGEGRESEAVEAWLEANPDVLPELPATR; from the coding sequence ATGAGGACCCACCCCCGCACTCCCCGCACCCGCGCCGGAGCGGTCGTCGCCAGCCTGGCCGGCGCCGCCCTCGTGCTCACCGCCTGCGGCGACGGCGGCTCCGACGACACCTCCGGCTCCGAGGGCTCCGGCGGCGACGCCGGCACCATCACCCTCGGCTTCCTGCCGTCCTGGACCGACGGCCTGTCGATGGCGCACCTGCTCGAGCACCAGCTCGGCGAGATGGGCTACACCGTCGAGATGGAGACGCTCACCGAGGCCGCGCCGCTCTACACCGGCCTGGCCAACGGCGACGTCGACATGTATCCCTCGGCCTGGCCGGAGGTGACCCACGCCGACTACATGGAGGAGTACGGCGACCGCATCGAGGACCTCGGCGCCTACTACGACGGCGCGGTCCTGACGATCGCGGTGCCGGAGTACGTCGACATCGACTCGATGGAGGAGCTCAAGGACAACGCCGACCGGTTCGGCAACCGCATCGTGGGCATCGAGCCCGGCGCCGGCCTGACCGGGGTGACGCAGGACAGCATGATGCCCGCCTACGGCCTCGAGGACTGGGAGCTCGTGACCTCCTCGACGACCGCGATGCTGAGCGAGCTGAGCAGCGCGGTGGCCGACGAGGAGGACATCGTCGTCACCCTGTGGCGCCCGTTCTGGGCCTACACCGAGTTCCCGATGAAGGACCTCGAGGACCCCGAGGGCGCCATGGGCGATCCCGAGGGCCTGCACTTCCTCGGCACCGACGGCTTCGCCGAGGAGCACCCCGAGGTCGCCGAGTGGCTCGGCCAGCTGACGCTGACCGACGAGGAGTACGGCTCCCTGGAGGACATGGTCGTCAACGAGTACGGCGAGGGCCGCGAGTCCGAGGCCGTCGAGGCCTGGCTCGAGGCCAACCCGGACGTGCTGCCGGAGCTGCCCGCGACCCGCTGA